In the Geobacter sp. FeAm09 genome, one interval contains:
- a CDS encoding TlpA disulfide reductase family protein, translated as MKKTALLATLLTAYGMFLFTPAAATLQQLQTGMEAPDFSLYQAAGEKRSFADLKGEKLTILLIWSTWDKKSEKALARMEQLYRKYRGRGLAVVAINADGQKISDADLARIRSIVERLGLTYPVLVDRGLDYFHDIGIIALPTTVIVDRERVIRYELSGYPLVGAEEMADFVTASLEGARPAIAAKKGYQPAKSALRFYNMGRNTLKSGRMAESSEMWFKKAIEADPAFVLPHISLGKFYRERGDKALAEAQFREALSKEPTHVIALCESALLMFEDGRLAEGQSLLESALKADESYTPCYYYAGFAYGRQDKPEQALQMFDEAERINPLDYNLYVYKGRVFEERKRPREAAGAYRKALETILGIH; from the coding sequence TTGAAGAAAACCGCGCTCCTGGCCACACTGCTCACCGCGTACGGCATGTTCCTGTTCACCCCGGCGGCGGCGACGCTCCAGCAGCTCCAGACCGGCATGGAGGCCCCCGACTTCTCCCTGTACCAGGCGGCCGGTGAAAAGAGATCGTTTGCCGACCTGAAAGGGGAGAAGCTGACGATCCTCCTGATCTGGTCCACCTGGGACAAGAAATCGGAGAAGGCTCTGGCCCGGATGGAGCAACTGTACCGGAAGTACCGCGGCCGGGGACTGGCGGTCGTGGCCATCAATGCGGACGGGCAAAAGATCTCCGACGCCGACCTGGCGCGCATCCGTTCAATCGTCGAGCGGCTCGGGCTGACCTATCCGGTGCTGGTGGACCGGGGGCTGGACTACTTCCACGATATCGGCATCATCGCCCTGCCCACGACGGTCATCGTGGACCGGGAGCGGGTCATCCGGTACGAGCTTTCCGGCTACCCGCTGGTGGGTGCGGAGGAGATGGCGGATTTCGTGACCGCCTCCCTGGAGGGGGCGAGGCCGGCCATAGCGGCGAAGAAGGGGTATCAGCCGGCCAAGAGTGCGCTTCGTTTCTACAACATGGGGCGGAATACGCTGAAATCGGGACGCATGGCCGAGAGTTCGGAGATGTGGTTCAAGAAGGCCATCGAGGCCGACCCCGCGTTTGTCCTGCCCCACATCAGCCTGGGCAAATTCTATCGGGAGCGGGGCGACAAGGCCCTGGCTGAAGCGCAGTTCCGGGAGGCCCTGAGCAAGGAGCCGACCCATGTCATCGCCCTGTGCGAATCGGCGCTGCTCATGTTCGAGGACGGGCGGCTGGCAGAAGGGCAGAGCTTGCTGGAGAGCGCATTGAAGGCGGACGAATCCTACACGCCGTGCTATTACTACGCGGGTTTTGCCTATGGCCGGCAGGACAAGCCGGAGCAGGCGTTGCAGATGTTCGACGAGGCGGAGCGGATCAACCCCCTGGACTATAACCTGTACGTGTACAAGGGGCGGGTGTTTGAAGAGCGGAAGCGACCGCGGGAAGCGGCCGGGGCCTACCGCAAGGCGCTGGAAACCATCCTCGGCATCCACTAG
- a CDS encoding FapA family protein, whose product MCVASGEISVEEEYVVSGDVNFRVGSIVFNGVVEVRGDVLDDFSVHATKGLRVSGNIGNCRIESGGDISFCGMDGQGKGTIACGGNITAQFIHDCTIECAGDIFVEVELHNCTVRTLGRIIVNKGAIAGGTYAALGGVEAKKIGSLASVRTKLTVGVDYHDAEELERLMEELALNHKQSGEAGTLQEIEELRQKRATLTDRIMALRSKVDERSNPKVNVKGTLYDNTLLVVGMQNEEVRDPHDGPLSASENTIDGGLRYLSLTSLDVKAADIEKAFILEYQKR is encoded by the coding sequence GTGTGCGTGGCATCCGGTGAAATATCCGTCGAGGAAGAGTACGTGGTGTCCGGGGATGTGAATTTCCGGGTCGGCTCCATCGTCTTCAACGGCGTCGTGGAGGTGCGGGGCGACGTGCTCGACGACTTCAGCGTCCACGCCACCAAGGGGCTGCGCGTCAGCGGCAATATCGGCAACTGCCGCATCGAGAGCGGCGGCGACATCTCCTTCTGCGGCATGGATGGCCAGGGCAAGGGAACCATAGCGTGCGGCGGCAACATCACGGCGCAGTTCATCCACGACTGCACCATCGAATGCGCCGGCGATATCTTTGTGGAGGTGGAGTTGCACAATTGCACCGTAAGGACGCTGGGCAGGATCATCGTCAACAAGGGTGCGATTGCCGGCGGGACGTATGCCGCGTTGGGGGGGGTCGAGGCCAAGAAAATCGGATCGCTGGCATCGGTCAGGACAAAGCTGACCGTGGGGGTCGATTATCACGATGCCGAAGAGCTCGAAAGGCTCATGGAGGAACTCGCCCTCAACCACAAGCAAAGCGGAGAGGCGGGAACGCTTCAGGAAATCGAGGAGCTGCGCCAGAAAAGGGCCACACTGACGGACCGGATCATGGCGCTCCGCTCAAAGGTCGATGAGCGGTCCAACCCGAAGGTCAATGTCAAAGGTACGCTCTACGACAACACCCTGCTGGTGGTCGGCATGCAGAACGAAGAGGTGAGGGACCCCCATGACGGGCCTCTCAGCGCCAGTGAAAACACGATCGACGGCGGACTTCGCTATCTTTCCCTGACCAGCCTGGATGTCAAGGCTGCCGACATCGAAAAAGCCTTTATTCTCGAGTATCAAAAAAGGTAG
- the htpG gene encoding molecular chaperone HtpG, whose protein sequence is MSKTTKQFQTEVQQLLDLVIHSLYSNRDIFLRELISNASDAIDKVRFEAHSNESVLEGNSDWKIKLIPNKDAGTLTIRDNGIGMNMAEVEENIGTIARSGTKAFMQSLKDKVTSDNPELIGQFGVGFYASFMVADKVTLFTRAAGSIESGCCWESAGDGSYTIEGCSREKRGTEIVLHLKDEFKEYLDEWKIRSIVKKYSDYIQYPVVMDVTRTEVPKGVDGKEIEGAGTIEKTEEEILNSMKAIWARAKSDVTEEEYNEFYKHISHDFEAPYRTIHFSAEGTSEFKALVYLPARKPFDMFFSDRKKGLQLYVKRVFITDKCEELIPDYLRFVKGVVDSSDLPLNVSREILQEDVQIKRIQKNLVGKVLSTLADEKEKNYDSYVAFWKEFGPVLKEGVHFDFANKEKLQDLLLFESTRSENGSFVSLKEYVERMPEAQKEIYFITGTSREALEQSPHLEVFRSKGFEVLFLTDPVDEWVVQALTEYDGKQLKAVDRGDISVDSEDEKKEKEKKREEAQKEFSDLISLITDRLKDKVKEVRFSNRLTDSACCLVADEHGMNANMERIMKALNQSVPESKRILELNPDHAILRVMAELHTADKAAPALGDYADLLYDQALLTEGSPIKDPLRFTKLVSELMVKAAAK, encoded by the coding sequence ATGTCCAAGACCACCAAGCAGTTCCAGACCGAGGTGCAGCAGCTTCTCGATCTGGTCATCCATTCCCTCTACTCCAATCGGGATATTTTCCTGCGCGAGCTGATCTCCAACGCCTCCGACGCCATCGACAAGGTGCGCTTCGAGGCCCACTCCAACGAATCGGTGCTGGAAGGGAACAGCGACTGGAAGATCAAGCTCATCCCCAATAAGGATGCCGGCACCCTGACCATCCGCGACAACGGCATCGGCATGAACATGGCCGAAGTCGAGGAGAACATCGGCACCATCGCCCGCTCCGGCACCAAGGCCTTCATGCAGAGCCTCAAGGACAAGGTGACCAGCGACAACCCGGAACTGATCGGCCAGTTCGGCGTCGGTTTCTACGCCTCGTTCATGGTCGCCGACAAGGTGACGCTCTTTACGCGCGCGGCCGGCTCCATCGAGTCGGGATGCTGCTGGGAATCCGCCGGCGACGGCTCCTACACCATCGAGGGGTGCAGCCGGGAAAAACGCGGCACCGAGATCGTCCTGCACCTGAAGGACGAGTTCAAGGAGTACCTGGACGAGTGGAAGATCCGCTCCATCGTGAAGAAATACTCGGATTACATCCAGTACCCCGTGGTCATGGACGTCACCCGCACCGAAGTGCCCAAGGGGGTGGACGGCAAGGAGATCGAGGGGGCCGGCACCATCGAGAAGACGGAGGAGGAAATCCTCAACTCCATGAAGGCCATCTGGGCGCGTGCCAAAAGCGACGTGACCGAAGAGGAATACAACGAATTCTACAAACATATCTCCCATGACTTCGAGGCCCCCTATCGCACCATCCACTTCTCGGCGGAAGGCACCAGCGAATTCAAGGCCCTGGTGTACCTGCCGGCCCGCAAACCGTTCGACATGTTCTTCTCCGACCGCAAAAAGGGGCTGCAGCTCTACGTCAAGCGGGTGTTCATCACCGACAAGTGCGAGGAACTGATCCCCGACTATCTGCGCTTCGTCAAGGGGGTGGTGGACTCCTCCGACCTCCCCCTCAACGTCTCCCGCGAGATCCTCCAGGAGGATGTGCAGATCAAGCGCATCCAGAAGAACCTGGTCGGCAAGGTCCTCTCCACCCTGGCCGACGAGAAGGAAAAGAACTACGATTCCTATGTGGCCTTCTGGAAGGAGTTCGGCCCGGTCCTCAAGGAGGGGGTCCACTTCGACTTCGCCAACAAGGAGAAGCTCCAGGACCTGCTCCTGTTCGAAAGCACGAGGAGCGAGAACGGTTCCTTTGTGTCGCTGAAAGAGTATGTGGAACGCATGCCCGAGGCGCAGAAGGAGATCTATTTCATCACCGGCACCAGCCGTGAAGCCCTGGAGCAGTCGCCCCACCTGGAGGTGTTCCGGTCAAAGGGGTTCGAGGTGCTGTTCCTGACCGACCCGGTGGACGAGTGGGTGGTCCAGGCGCTCACCGAGTACGACGGCAAGCAGCTCAAGGCGGTTGACCGCGGCGATATCAGCGTGGACAGCGAAGATGAGAAGAAGGAAAAGGAAAAGAAACGTGAAGAGGCCCAGAAGGAGTTCTCCGACCTGATCTCCCTCATTACGGACCGCCTGAAGGACAAGGTCAAGGAGGTGCGCTTCTCGAACCGCCTGACCGACAGCGCCTGCTGCCTGGTTGCCGACGAGCACGGCATGAACGCCAACATGGAGCGCATCATGAAGGCGCTCAACCAGAGCGTGCCCGAATCCAAACGTATCCTGGAACTGAACCCGGACCACGCCATCCTCAGGGTTATGGCCGAACTGCACACGGCGGACAAGGCAGCCCCGGCCCTGGGCGACTACGCCGACCTGCTCTACGACCAGGCGCTCCTGACCGAGGGGTCGCCCATCAAGGACCCGCTGCGTTTTACGAAGCTGGTCAGCGAACTGATGGTCAAAGCAGCCGCGAAATAA